One genomic region from Halosolutus amylolyticus encodes:
- a CDS encoding ABC transporter ATP-binding protein, which yields MSKVRLSDVTKKYDDVVAVEGVDLEVDDGEFLVMVGPSGCGKSTTLRMIAGLEQISEGVIEIEDTVVNGVRPQDRNIAMVFQNYALYPHMTVRENMSFSLDLADEWSQDDIDDRVEEVAELLEIAELLDQYPKQLSGGQQQRVALGRSIVRDPDVFLMDEPLSNLDAKLRTQMRTELQRIQEELDVTTIYVTHDQTEAMTMGDRIVILNDGELQQVSPPEECYHRPNNKFVAGFIGSPSMNFFDVTVGTTDGGCTIDAEGFSTTLSLDVADGEYTLGVRPEDLTLTQDEGHIEAVVDVVEPMGSDNYLYLQLEERDTEIIARVDDEIRPDRGDRVTLDFDAADVHFFDTTGQRVPIESESTTLPDAA from the coding sequence ATGAGCAAGGTGCGACTGTCAGATGTGACAAAAAAATATGACGACGTGGTAGCCGTCGAAGGCGTCGATTTAGAGGTCGACGACGGTGAGTTTCTCGTCATGGTCGGGCCATCCGGCTGTGGAAAGTCCACGACGCTCCGGATGATCGCCGGTCTCGAACAGATTTCAGAGGGGGTGATCGAGATCGAGGACACGGTTGTCAACGGCGTTCGGCCGCAAGACCGTAATATCGCGATGGTGTTCCAGAATTATGCGCTGTATCCGCACATGACCGTCCGCGAGAACATGTCGTTCAGTCTTGATCTCGCCGACGAATGGAGTCAGGATGACATCGACGACCGAGTCGAAGAGGTCGCCGAACTCCTCGAAATCGCCGAACTCCTCGACCAGTATCCCAAACAGCTGTCGGGAGGGCAGCAGCAGCGCGTTGCGCTCGGACGTTCGATCGTGCGCGATCCGGACGTCTTTCTGATGGACGAACCGCTCTCGAACCTGGACGCGAAGCTTCGGACCCAGATGCGGACAGAACTCCAACGCATCCAGGAGGAGTTGGACGTCACGACGATCTACGTCACGCACGACCAGACGGAAGCGATGACCATGGGCGATCGGATCGTCATCCTCAACGATGGTGAACTCCAGCAGGTGTCACCACCCGAGGAGTGTTACCACCGCCCGAACAACAAGTTCGTCGCCGGGTTCATCGGTTCGCCGAGCATGAACTTTTTCGACGTCACCGTCGGAACCACCGACGGCGGCTGTACGATCGACGCGGAGGGGTTTTCTACGACACTTTCCCTCGACGTTGCCGACGGAGAGTACACGCTCGGCGTGCGACCGGAAGACCTCACGCTCACGCAAGACGAGGGCCATATCGAGGCCGTCGTCGACGTCGTCGAGCCAATGGGGTCCGACAATTACCTCTATCTGCAACTCGAGGAACGGGATACCGAGATTATCGCCCGCGTCGACGACGAGATACGACCAGATCGAGGTGATCGTGTCACGCTCGATTTCGATGCGGCCGATGTCCATTTCTTCGATACGACTGGACAGCGCGTACCTATTGAAAGCGAATCGACCACTCTACCGGACGCTGCGTGA